A region from the Drosophila ananassae strain 14024-0371.13 chromosome 2L, ASM1763931v2, whole genome shotgun sequence genome encodes:
- the LOC6499661 gene encoding uncharacterized protein LOC6499661: MLAGCWEESVGRAVSCAPPVLQSKPSRSRRKKVTKEDQEMRSGSVIRPLLVVLLLGHLPSPVEPANLLTSYLPPSMQALAYYIDLLQYEPLSSTTVEPPFSADDGGGDSTTSTSPPTTARPTRMRTTTRRPGSGSSSPGWWQPPSWWETPQRTSTTERPTAPPTHSHRPAIFAPPVRSEAGKVLEGHDLFEEIGDDADFDKLPLSLIRDIQTEHEDFTNDVESLDNFLRLYDDNYGRAAFDFESAMDRWSSASIAGKKRVPPTKPYVDFLLVYDLLKRDAKANNLSKYEGYSEDLLEQLHELSQASSARQLHTLFQRMLLRGDIQRSDVVARVQGIIKDLGNPNSPTSKALTFIPSMQFLP, encoded by the coding sequence ATGCTCGCAGGCTGCTGGGAAGAGTCGGTCGGTCGGGCGGTCAGTTGTGCGCCTCCAGTTCTCCAGAGCAAACCAAGTCGTTCCCGCCGGAAGAAAGTAACGAAAGAAGATCAAGAAATGCGCAGCGGTTCGGTGATTAGGCCACTGCTGGTGGTTCTCCTATTGGGTCACCTGCCGTCCCCCGTGGAACCAGCCAACCTGCTGACCAGCTATCTGCCGCCCTCCATGCAGGCCCTGGCCTACTACATAGACCTTCTCCAATACGAGCCGCTTTCCAGCACAACAGTAGAGCCGCCCTTCAGTGCGGATGATGGTGGAGGAGACTCCACAACCAGTACGTCCCCGCCGACAACGGCCAGACCCACGAGAATGAGGACCACTACCCGGCGACCAGGATCTGGATCTTCTTCCCCGGGTTGGTGGCAGCCTCCGAGCTGGTGGGAGACACCGCAGAGAACCTCCACCACGGAGAGACCCACTGCACCGCCCACTCACTCCCATCGCCCCGCCATTTTCGCACCGCCTGTCAGATCAGAGGCGGGCAAGGTACTCGAGGGTCATGACCTCTTCGAAGAAATCGGAGATGACGCCGACTTTGACAAGCTGCCTCTGTCATTGATTCGCGACATTCAAACGGAACACGAAGACTTCACCAACGACGTGGAATCGCTGGACAACTTTTTGCGGCTCTACGACGACAACTACGGACGGGCGGCGTTCGATTTCGAGTCTGCGATGGACCGCTGGAGCAGTGCCTCCATAGCGGGGAAGAAGAGGGTACCGCCCACCAAGCCCTACGTGGACTTCCTGCTGGTGTACGATCTGCTGAAGCGGGACGCCAAGGCCAACAATCTCAGCAAGTACGAAGGGTACTCCGAGGACCTGCTCGAGCAGCTCCACGAACTCTCGCAAGCCTCGTCCGCCCGGCAGCTGCACACTCTCTTCCAGCGGATGTTGCTGCGGGGCGACATCCAGCGGAGCGACGTGGTGGCCCGCGTCCAGGGCATCATTAAGGACTTGGGGAATCCCAATAGTCCCACCTCCAAGGCGCTGACTTTCATTCCCAGTATGCAGTTTCTACCATAA
- the LOC6500933 gene encoding probable 18S rRNA (guanine-N(7))-methyltransferase, with product MARRPEHSAPPEIFYNDDEAKKYSTNTRIIEIQVEMAERALELLALPDDDESRLILDIGCGSGLSGSVLEDSDHMWIGIDISKSMLDIAVEREVAGDVILGDMGEGMPFKPGTFDGAISISALQWLCNADKSYHNPHKRLLKFFTTLFSCLTRTARAVFQFYPENSDQIEMVTSQAMKAGFYGGLVVDYPNSAKAKKYYLVLMTGGAAELPKALGSPEEERRVNYIKKRDACREARGKAPKKSRDWILAKKERRRRQGLETRPDTKYTARKRSGRF from the exons ATGGCCAGGAGACCCGAGCATTCAGCGCCGCCAGAAATC TTCTACAACGATGATGAGGCCAAAAAATACTCCACAAA TACCCGCATCATTGAGATCCAAGTAGAAATGGCGGAACGTGCCTTGGAGCTACTGGCCCTTCCAGATGACGACGAATCCCGCTTGATTCTGGACATCGGCTGTGGTTCCGGCCTTTCGGGAAGCGTTCTGGAGGACAGTGATCACATGTGGATCGGAATAGACATATCCAAATCCATGCTTGACATAGCCGTTGAACGCGAAGTGGCTGGAGATGTTATATTGGGTGATATGGGCGAAGGAATGCCGTTCAAACCAGGAACTTTTGATGGTGCCATCTCGATCTCTGCCCTCCAGTGGCTCTGCAACGCCGACAAGTCGTATCACAATCCGCACAAGCGATTGCTCAAGTTTTTTACAACTCTATTTTCGTGCTTAACCCGTACTGCTCGCGCTGTCTTCCAATTTTATCCGGAAAACTCGGACCAAATTGAAATGGTTACCTCGCAGGCCATGAAGGCGGGATTTTACGGCGGTTTAGTCGTCGATTATCCAAACTCTGCCAAAGCCAAGAAATATTACCTGGTTCTGATGACTGGAGGTGCTGCCGAACTGCCAAAGGCTCTGG GTTCTCCAGAGGAAGAGCGTCGGGTGAACTACATTAAGAAACGGGATGCGTGCCGTGAAGCCCGTGGCAAGGCGCCCAAGAAGTCCCGGGAttggatattggccaagaaaGAGCGCAGACGACGCCAGGGATTGGAAACCCGTCCAGATACAAAATACACTGCTCGAAAACGCAGCGGAagattttaa
- the LOC6499660 gene encoding dnaJ homolog subfamily C member 30, mitochondrial, translating into MFQHGHLLFWRAIIARNLHTSFIQQMSHYDALGIGKRSTQNEIKAAYYKLSMLYHPDKNQGSESAAKKFREINQAYEVLGNYRLRRLYDKGIVHTAGAQYSSDVQDFPDPVVEDDPETKFYKSRFQKSRVADAEGRTPIYDFDEWSRSHYGKSFDRRQAAQAKHERIRVQKEANTISGQTDFVLLSMLFAGVALYLMFLAESSYDTPKARAEERHKRLKEGQSRVGKE; encoded by the coding sequence ATGTTCCAACACGGACACCTGCTGTTCTGGCGGGCAATAATCGCGCGAAACCTACACACCTCTTTTATCCAGCAAATGAGTCACTACGACGCGTTGGGAATTGGAAAAAGATCCACCCAGAACGAAATCAAGGCTGCCTACTACAAGCTTTCAATGCTTTACCATCCCGACAAGAATCAAGGAAGCGAAAGTGCTGCTAAGAAGTTTAGAGAAATCAATCAGGCATACGAAGTGCTTGGAAACTACAGATTGAGGAGATTGTACGACAAGGGCATTGTGCACACAGCTGGTGCACAATACTCGTCTGATGTTCAGGATTTTCCCGATCCCGTCGTAGAGGACGATCCTGAAACCAAGTTCTATAAATCCCGGTTCCAGAAGTCGCGGGTGGCCGATGCCGAGGGACGGACTCCTATCTACGACTTTGACGAATGGTCCCGTAGTCACTACGGCAAGTCGTTCGACCGTAGGCAGGCTGCTCAGGCAAAACACGAACGAATTAGAGTACAAAAAGAGGCTAACACGATTTCTGGGCAGACTGACTTTGTTTTGCTATCAATGCTCTTTGCCGGAGTTGCACTCTATCTCATGTTCCTCGCCGAGAGCTCCTATGATACTCCGAAAGCGCGAGCGGAAGAGCGACACAAAAGGTTAAAAGAGGGACAAAGTCGGGTAGGCAAGGAATAG
- the LOC6500934 gene encoding exonuclease 3'-5' domain-containing protein 2 yields the protein MSRESGASNAKKWALVAAGVGLVYVLVRHRQKLIAPLWRVLPHGNILRNRRVEVINSAQDPATQLIIKELKQHCQKFKVLGFDCEWITVGGSRRPVALLQLSSHQGLCALFRLCHMKQIPKDLRELLEDDAVIKVGVAPQEDAMKLSHDYGVGVASTLDLRFLCVMAGHKPEGLGKLSFRHLDYPLDKNWRLACSNWEAKQLEPPQLNYAANDALVAVAIYEKLCRDLEPRHFWDRRQLNHQSLRQKFEPFLDVDFTKGFSLSVTANGVTRNKPASGTGSSKEKKFVPKKQQYRQLVTQSKAFYDNCFLQAPDGELLCTIDRRKATWYVDQNLGTRICEEPLTVRLNFEPAGRAVGEVGRYYQTPKENRCVVCGQSDAYLRKNVVPREYRRHFPVVMKSHTSHDVLLLCPSCHQLSNISDLRVKNKLAVQCDAPFKHCDGMVKFHDDPELKRVHSAGKALLYHGDKIPAAKVALMQQTLLDFYTECSEVTEDLLRQAVEVDYRVENSEFCQHGERVVQQYRDHFGGLVELERLWREHFLQTMQPRFLPDLWSVNHNADRLEVRANEGRVDEADLLVAGLDTKPKIG from the exons atgagCAGGGAATCTGGGGCGTCCAACGCCAAAAAATGGGCACTTGTTGCTGCTGGAGTTGGTCTAGTCTACGTTCTAGTGCGGCACAGACAGAAGCTGATTGCGCCCTTGTGGCGAGTCCTGCCCCATGGCAATATTCTACGGAACCGGCGCGTTGAAGTCATCAACTCCGCCCAGGATCCTGCCACGCAACTCATTATCAAAGAACTGAAACA ACACTGCCAGAAATTCAAAGTGTTAGGATTCGACTGCGAATGGATCACGGTGGGTGGCAGTCGCCGCCCGGTGGCTCTGCTTCAACTTAGCTCCCACCAAGGACTGTGCGCCCTCTTCCGTTTGTGCCACATGAAGCAGATACCCAAGGATCTGCGAGAGCTGCTCGAAGACGATGCTGTCATAAAGGTCGGTGTGGCCCCTCAGGAGGATGCCATGAAGCTATCCCACGACTACGGTGTGGGTGTGGCGAGTACGCTTGACCTGCGCTTTCTGTGCGTCATGGCGGGACACAAGCCCGAGGGGCTTGGAAAGCTGTCGTTTAGACATCTTGACTACCCGCTAGACAAGAATTGGCGACTGGCCTGCTCCAACTGGGAGGCGAAGCAGCTGGAACCACCCCAGCTTAACTATGCTGCCAATGATGCCCTAGTGGCTGTCGCAATATACGAAAAGTTGTGCAGAGATTTGGAGCCCCGACACTTTTGGGATCGACGACAGCTGAATCACCAGAGTCTGCGTCAGAAATTTGAACCCTTCCTCGACGTGGACTTCACCAAAGGCTTTTCGCTCAGCGTTACGGCAAACGGAGTCACTCGAAATAAGCCAGCATCTGGGACAGGATCATCCAAAGAGAAGAAATTTGTGCCTAAAAAACAGCAATATCGTCAGCTCGTCACCCAGTCCAAGGCGTTCTATGACAACTGTTTTCTCCAGGCTCCAGACGGCGAGCTTCTGTGCACAATTGATCGTCGCAAAGCAACATGGTATGTGGATCAAAACTTGGGCACACGCATTTGTGAGGAGCCGTTAACGGTGCGCCTAAACTTTGAGCCTGCTGGCCGGGCGGTGGGTGAGGTAGGCCGGTACTACCAGACGCCCAAGGAGAATCGCTGTGTGGTCTGCGGCCAGAGCGATGCCTATCTCCGCAAAAACGTTGTGCCTCGAGAGTACAGAAGACACTTTCCGGTAGTAATGAAATCACACACCTCCCACGACGTCTTGCTGCTCTGCCCCAGCTGCCATCAACTGAGTAACATCTCAGATTTGCGTGTCAAAAATAAGCTAGCCGTCCAGTGCGATGCTCCATTCAAACACTGCGATGGAATGGTTAAGTTTCACGACGACCCAGAACTCAA ACGCGTCCATTCAGCGGGGAAGGCCCTTTTGTATCATGGCGACAAGATACCAGCTGCTAAGGTAGCTTTAATGCAACAAACGCTTCTGGACTTCTATACGGAATGTTCAGAGGTTACTGAAGATCTATTGCGGCAGGCAGTCGAAGTCGACTACCGGGTGGAGAACTCTGAATTCTGTCAGCACGGAGAACGGGTGGTCCAGCAGTACCGTGACCACTTCGGTGGCCTTGTCGAGCTGGAGAGACTTTGGAGAGAGCATTTCTTGCAAACCATGCAACCGCGCTTCCTACCCGACCTGTGGAGCGTTAACCATAATGCAGATCGCCTAGAGGTTCGGGCCAATGAGGGCCGTGTGGACGAAGCCGATCTATTGGTGGCTGGATTAGATACTAAACCAAAGATCGGATGA